In Microplitis demolitor isolate Queensland-Clemson2020A chromosome 10, iyMicDemo2.1a, whole genome shotgun sequence, the sequence aataaaatatatattctcttGAACCAaaagtatatatttgaaaaaataaattaatttttgaagaaacaAAAATGACTCCAATATCTTTAATATCGTACCactaatttgaaaatttgacaATCATTTTCTCTGCCTTAGAATGAGTAACATATCACcgttattttatgaaaaaaaatatttgttatttatgatTCATTATTCTGTATATTGCACTAATCATAGAAAATccaatgaagaaaaaaaataccgattattacaaaattttcaatacgattattaaaataattctaatcatttattttttttcacatatcTAACATTTAAACATGGATTCACTTACTTTATCATTTAGAAAtccatgaaaataaaaaatgaaacaaaaaaaaaaaaaaataataatgttattgAACGTATGAAACCATAAATAGTACTTAGAGacgttacaaaaaataaaaaataactgttGTTTAAGAACAAAAACACAAAAACTccacaaattaataaaacaaaattttatatttcatagcCACTGATCATGagataattaatagtttttttttactcaacacGCGAATCAGAAATTGACAgattattaattctttctATACTAGCGgtcactttatatttttaatcgtataaaatttatacacaaaaaattataaatatcgcaataaaatgaaaattgtgCCAAAGGGGGGTATAAGAGCGTAGCATAAAAATGAGAAACAAAAGAATTAAGCTCAGTCTCAACAAAAGAGTGAACACAGAGTGAAAAGTCTGAGGGGGGGGGGTACAGAAGAGCCATCTGAAGTGCTAGTGGTGGCACAGGCACTCTTCTTGGGGAGACAACTTAAAAATGGTGGGGATAAAGCAAAGACAGTGGTGAGTCAGACCCTCACTTGCTGTGGCAAACAACGAGCAAAACCACTGGTTTGATCTCAGATGTCTTCATTACtcaccaattttttttctgagagtaaaaaaaaataccaaaatgGCCGCCTctgtaaataatgaataaactGCAACAATaaactatgaaaataaatatttcaaagattatgtaataaattgatattgtTATCTATAACGTTAAAGGAATCGTTTGCATGTCAATTATAGAATGGGTAAGGAATAacaatacatatttatgtaagtaaaaaattcagtgtACAATATGCATAAAcctattttcatttaattaaatacgtTTGACAATTTAACTTACAGGACTacatatcaattaaatatgagATGAAGACAAAGATAAGATGggatatcataaaattaagtaaatttccTTTATGAAAACCAAATTGTCAAAATGGCTACATCCCAAAATggtatgtatatttttgttatacttTATATGAACTTAATTCATCACTGATTTAGTAATTGATTGCGGCgaatattagaaaatttactgtCTATTTCAGTACATCTAGAATTGATTAGTTGAAAAGGAGTCATAGGTACCAGGTCAAATTCCTTGAGCTATCAGTGATGAATTTTATGcaatatggaaaaaaaaacaactgaaATGAATAGCTTGTGGAACTACAGTAGGCTGAgagatgtataaatatatgatggGTTTCAAATTTAGGACTTACTGAGAAAACCAAAAATAGAAGTGAGTATGATTGAACATTCCGAAGCAGAAACTGGGCTTCAGATAATAATTGAAAGTGATAATCGGATCGGGGCCTGAAAAAACCTTGGATTCCTGATATAAGCTGACGAGATATTTacagtgaaaataatttcaacgtccaatttattattaactgatTTTTCATTGGTTAATGAttgtagatatttttatacgcGTAACTGAGCAATAATAAGCTCACTAAGAAATTACTTAACGCCCACAGcctgagaaaaaattactccTGTCATTAAGTTACAagttttcaaagttttttagGTGAACTAATCATTACTCTGTAacttaagtaattaatatttacaatgatttattattatagaattATACAAGTAATTGATTAAacgttataattaatttttgtttcaatatcTTCGTTTCAAtatcttatataaataatatttacaataattaaacaatgTCGAAttatgttgataattaattataggtcGTAATTAATctcaatttgatttttgggCATTGAGATAAAAGATATTCAAACGAAAATAAATCACGtcgtctaattaattaaatcatattttaatattaattaaatgttgtaAACTTTCATTATATGCGTGGTCTTGTTATAATAAGCTCACCTGGACATTATTTTATGTTCAGAGttagacaaaaatttaaatttttgtcgaaGACTGAGgagatgattaaatttaattgaatcgaggcatctaattaattattatcatattttaatattaattgaacgttgtaaactttaattatatGCGTTATTAAGTAAGacacgaataaataaattgttctttcgccaataattaattgttaattaattattgttgacttaaccgctactgaccacgtgtcaattttatacgtgaattaaatccttgagttgcattcgctattgcGTATTAAtttctagtcgcattcgctttaatataagttctcataatttttaagtgtaaataaatctataatttatttattgataaaatctgagtaatttttaattgtttaatttacctcgcctaaaccagatccaactgAATTATTCGCTCACTTTACATTCAGAGttagatgaaaatttaaatttttgtcgaaGACTGAGgagatgattaaatttaattaaatcgaggcgattaattaattattatcatattttaatattaattgaacgTTGTAAACTTTAATTACACGCGTTGTTTAGTAATTATAAGCTTGCCTGAACGTTATTTTATGTTCAGAttccaacaaaaattttaattttcgtcgAAGACTGAGGAGatgattcaatttaattaagtcGAGacgtctaattaattattattatattttaatattaattaaatgttgtaaactttaattatttggctcgaattgtaattttaagcTCACCTAGACTTTATTAAATGCTTAGAGTCTaacaaaaaactaattttttgtcGAATACTGAGgagatgattaaatttaattaaatcggggcgtctaattaattattatcatattttaatattaattaaattttgtaattttcatcTATTTGCGTTACCTATTGTTTACAAGCTcatctgaaaattattttatgaattccAAAGtcgataaaaattcaaattcttgtACGATCGTAAACTAccgtaaatataaaattaaatttattattatgttccAACAACTATTTATGTACGTCTACAGTAGTAAATTGTTCATTATGTAAATTATACGTCTATAAGTGTAAGGCTCAAGTCaccaaaaaattatagaacaCTTCGGTATGAGTTAATTTTAACTGCTCGGTTAGAGTAACGTGATGTTCCAATGAAAAGTTAGTTATGATGCATAAAtcattatctatttttatttagattaatttaattgcttcAAATGTTGTTTATACACATCGGAGTGGGAGTGATTACTATTCTAGctctaaattttattgtccGCCAAGTTAGCTTTCAACTTAAACTGCTAGCTAGTGGACAGCTCTAAATTCaagatatataaattatttttaattctattttattataatttattcattacagTCGTATTTCTACTTTGTATTTGCTTcagaataagaaaataattaaataaacaatgaaaaCAGTTCTTATATTtgctttattaattttcttttgttatttataagtCGTTGTTATTCCTCTCCGTATTGCACATATCCACTGATTTGTTCTTGTAGTCGTCTACAGCATTGACCGTTGCTTAATTAGTTGTTGGAAAAACCGAtatctgtaattaaattatttttttctcaatcatACATTTATTAGTTAAGATAAATATCGTTGACACGGAAAGTAGTGTTatctattttgtttttaagctAGCTCCAAGTACATTCATGTCGATTCGTTGAAATCAAAAGAATAAATAGCATATTCTATCCAAGCGCTTATTCAATTGTTAATTGAGAGCGCTGTTTCGCATTTCGTTTCTGTTTGCTGTAAAACAAAGTTCTCCCAAAACAATCATGTTGtcaatcaaattaattttactttcaattaattaatgcagccactattatttttgaaatttaacgCCTACATCCATCTATTGACTTGTTAAGCAACTACTACTTTGTCTTCTTTTCGAATTTTGGGACTACATTTCCTTGGCGAAGTCAAGTGGGCGAATTTctgcccaaaaaaaaaaatgcaagcGGATGAAGGAATTATTGAGAACCATTGGGGGCTTGGGAAAAGAATATGTGGCGCTGTTATAATAAACTAGCATcaatgttgataaaaatataaatataagaaggCTCTGCAGTTCTTCTCAAAATAAAAGACAGCTGTTACTGTACTCCTGTAGTTTGAAATCTCCATAATCAGCTAGATATAACGTTGTTTATAGTTGAAcatgtgaatttaaataatgaaaaaataaataaaatacaaaaagtaaattagtaattattttaagattgTAGTTAGATATAAAGCATGAtattaaatcatatatgtaCATCTTATACAAACGGCGCTGGTCTGATtacctgaaaatttttattgtataaatagcctgaatttattttgtaaatgtacatttaatttaatagacaGCTCTAGTCTAATTATAtaccatttttaattaattaaatgactatcaaataatttgtatatgtatattcaaTTTGACAGACCGCTATGATCTTATTCTCcacaaatttctattaaacgAATAACCATCAATCAATCTGTACAtgcacatttaatttaatggacGTCTCTATTTAGATAATCCaccattttcaattaattaaatagctATCCATCAATTCGTACATGTAcattgttcagtcacgagcttgattaatttaaatcaagcttcgtgcatttccgctcggttcgggagaagccgagctcgctactgactgaaggtcagaatagtgccgggtcactcgctatttgggcccggcacatacaatttataactcaggatcgtgtcaagacgtcctgagaacccgctacaagctgaccaatcacaaaattcgttttatattgccttgtcagcctatgagagagctcgctatcaactgatacctgttggcgcgcttttaagccaataggaaaattcgttatatgcagcaaggctgccacttgaaaccgcttcagtaattaattcttttgtgatattaaactaaaccgctacgctgaattatcctcaatatttagtcagtatatcaagactgctatttattgagaatatataaattgttctttcgcTAGTAATTAAGGGTGAATTAATTTTCCGTGAACTTAACcactactgaccacgtgtcaatttatacgtgaataaaatatctgagttTGCATTTGCTATCGCGTATTAAtttctagtcgcattcgctttaatataagttctcataatttttaagtgtgaataaatctataattcatttattgataaaatctgagtaatttttaattgtttaatttacctcgcctaaaccagatccaactagtttattcgctcattttacaccACATGAGTTCCaaaaaaaaccgaatttcctctctctctcttttttttttttttgtaattcgaTTGAAATATTAGCGATTTTGTTGGTCGCATGGTAAGTGAAGTTGTCTGCTTTAAGTGAggtgagttaaaaaaaaaatttctcttcttccctttttttttcattcgttTATCCGGCTAGAtcttaactaaaattttcgtGATGTAGAAAAGTGAAATGAAGGAGTTGATCTGAGTGgaaaaaaggaaataaaaggAGTTTGAACGCGGATGTATCCTGTAGGAATTGCGACGAGTTTTAATAAAGTCCAAAGGAAACCTCAGTGGAGTTCTACggaaagataattattaaggTATGAATGTCTGATTTGATTTGATAGAAGAAAACCcttgatttaataattgttctAAATTTTAGGAAAATCTTTTAGCACTCTCTGGGTTATGTTaagattttgaattaatgaacataattttacaaagataaaaataaaaagagaacTTCCCTGAAAACTCATGCGCGATTTTTTCTAGGTTTAGTGCTGCTTAAACTGGAGGTGCGTAGTCGCTGAGTCTGAAGACTCTCTCTCCCTTTTGTTGGTGTTGTTGGTTTGGTGCTAGTTGACGGAGATTTATTTGGAGTTACACGCTGTAACGTGTCCCTGAGTTCTATCACTTCgattttgttttgatttaattCGTCGTGTCGATTTCCGCAGGTAAGTTTGGTTTCTCAATCTGAATATTGGGAATTCTTTACTGCCTTTTGGTTTTTCTTGCAGGTGGAAGAACATTTTCTTCTACAGCACAGGCAGAATTTGAAGAAGATTAGGACGCACCGCCACGGCGGGCAAATTCCCTGCTGTCATTTTCCAGTGTGTTTCGTCTTCTTGGTGATGGAGAGAAATCTCGAACATTCGGTTTTCTGTTTCCTCTAGCCCTGCTCCCTAGGGTTTGAATTCGTCGACACTTTGGAGAGGGTCGATActgatttttgagaaaaatctGGTTATCTTTGATTGAGCCGATAGGTTCAATGAGATAGATGGTAAggtcaaatttaatttcggcAGAGTTATTTTGAGCTGAGTCATCTCTTCATTTATGCtcttcagtaaatattttttgtttctgacTTCGCACCCGTTTTTAATATGGACCATTCCAGTTCCATTGATGTAATGATCCTTTGCGATTAAGTTAGAACATTTGATGCTCAATATTTCTTCTACACAAGTCGAATATGCCCAAGAGTTTGGTTGATAGTGTTTTATCCAGGTGGTCTTGCACTTGGGAATAATGCGAACATTGCAGGTCCGCATGACCTCTTCGGTTGACTTCATTAATAGTCTCATTTCGCAGTCAACTTCGTCCGGTTTTTCCGTAGATTGGAATGGAATTTCCGGACGACAGGATAGGTCATTTCCGATATTCTTGCACTTTTTGATATAGTCGTTGTCTGCCAAGTAATATTGTTGCAGATCAGGATCAGTGATCAGGAATTTCTTTGATGGTAATATGGCTAGAGTTTGTGTTTTACCATTCAGGTTTTCTGGTTTTGGTAGTGGTCTCATCTCATATGATAATAGTGGAGTTTTGTGAAACAAGGGCAGGGTTACTATAGTGAGTAAGTATCCTTTTGCC encodes:
- the LOC106693301 gene encoding uncharacterized protein LOC106693301, coding for MVYDDKKHISKELDKLYRDNAEITHLMKNTTHIVRSEINTILENEAQMKANLDTLANATKAVTNATQEAYKLLTYVVKVIMLGDERQEIASNHLRVLREAETIIEEAKAGRLSPQTISPSQLYQATVYIMKKHPDLNPPQPIDRMDISTLSSVSTVKVARAKGYLLTIVTLPLFHKTPLLSYEMRPLPKPENLNGKTQTLAILPSKKFLITDPDLQQYYLADNDYIKKCKNIGNDLSCRPEIPFQSTEKPDEVDCEMRLLMKSTEEVMRTCNVRIIPKCKTTWIKHYQPNSWAYSTCVEEILSIKCSNLIAKDHYINGTGMVHIKNGCEVRNKKYLLKSINEEMTQLKITLPKLNLTLPSISLNLSAQSKITRFFSKISIDPLQSVDEFKP